A genomic window from Nitrospinota bacterium includes:
- a CDS encoding spermine synthase, translated as MGQSLQIQRNVSYMNFTRNPIFIKIPYLCLFISGMASLIYELVWIRQLTLIFGGTLFAISAVLCAFMLGLALGAWGIVRFLNWQKQRGKNINPILLYGILEGLIGLYGLGFPLGLGLLEKIYPLALAGAVESGTFLHLIEFFLSTLLMLPPTLLMGATLPLIGSWSIGDKAHRIFSRMSLLYSLNTFGAVVGCLYTQLFAIEHFGIRATNWSAVAMNALVFFLCYAYRGETIESKKSSQPVKKVDQRKVQDDEPAPTRALSLLLLGIFIYSGMVSLSSEILWTRVLVFPMGSTLYSFALILATFLFSIALGSLIAEKLLGNSRWVLKFLLIEMAIGILAIGILPLLEQIPEWTAQADTLFYDLENTAGRTLFVRSLFAFALMLPPTLGFGMLFPLANRIHLSLFGTVTGTLGNSYAFNTMGAVLGTVLTPFVFIPLFGIRYSLFLIFALLILLSAVALALHRGGRPAQYAVALSVSVLLVTGGYSWSQPTVSTGRLGEHNLARTEINVPKDQMRLLDYKEGDFTTLSVVEDVKSGARTLYVNGFSTATVSESIGGSAYMQAMGFVPMALHPNPKRALVVCFGTGNTLGTVSLFPGVKVDGVEIDRNVLSFAKWFSRWNHNVLEKPNTRIIVQDGRTFTRWTESKYDVITLEPMSPVQAGVVNLYSKEFYEQALDRLNPDGLMMQWLPLHLVGPEDAQAIIKTFQEVYPHTSVWNSFLTRIVLLVGSRQPIRLDKHRFDDLMQVPALKESAAQMGVRSLIDLTDFFITDGERLKPLLEGSPVITDNHPLLEFSPVTLLPPLKWETDESFLNLLRYRADQPPPVTGLSSIEKEALQRDFATRTAQRFSVFSRRYHGPGEEAFATRNYPAGMEALRIYLDGKKDAPISLKDATWKD; from the coding sequence ATGGGACAATCCCTGCAAATCCAGCGTAATGTTTCCTACATGAATTTCACTCGTAATCCCATTTTCATAAAAATTCCGTACCTTTGCCTGTTCATCTCCGGGATGGCGAGCCTGATCTACGAACTGGTCTGGATACGACAGTTGACCTTGATCTTTGGCGGCACGTTGTTTGCTATCAGCGCCGTATTGTGTGCCTTCATGCTGGGCCTTGCCCTGGGAGCCTGGGGAATCGTTCGTTTTCTCAATTGGCAAAAACAGCGTGGAAAAAACATCAACCCGATACTTCTGTACGGAATTCTGGAAGGCTTGATCGGGCTCTACGGCCTGGGCTTTCCTCTCGGACTGGGACTTCTGGAAAAAATATATCCCCTGGCTCTGGCAGGTGCTGTTGAGTCCGGTACGTTTCTGCACCTCATCGAATTTTTCCTCAGCACCCTGCTCATGTTGCCGCCCACTCTGCTGATGGGCGCAACGCTCCCTCTCATCGGCAGTTGGTCGATTGGCGATAAAGCACATAGGATTTTTTCACGCATGTCCCTGCTCTACAGCCTGAACACCTTCGGCGCGGTCGTCGGCTGTCTGTACACGCAACTGTTCGCCATCGAGCATTTTGGAATCCGGGCCACGAACTGGTCGGCAGTCGCCATGAATGCCCTGGTATTTTTCCTCTGCTATGCCTACCGGGGAGAAACGATAGAAAGCAAAAAATCATCTCAACCCGTTAAAAAGGTGGATCAACGGAAAGTTCAAGATGACGAACCGGCTCCGACGCGAGCCCTCAGCCTACTGCTTCTCGGAATCTTCATCTATTCGGGAATGGTCTCTCTCTCCAGCGAAATTCTGTGGACGCGGGTATTGGTCTTCCCCATGGGAAGCACGCTTTATTCCTTCGCCTTGATCCTGGCGACGTTTCTTTTCAGCATCGCTCTCGGCAGTTTGATCGCTGAAAAACTACTGGGCAACTCCCGTTGGGTTTTAAAATTCCTGCTGATCGAGATGGCCATCGGCATTCTGGCGATTGGCATTCTTCCTTTGCTTGAGCAGATTCCCGAATGGACGGCACAAGCCGACACTTTATTTTACGACCTGGAAAACACAGCGGGACGAACGCTGTTTGTCCGTTCACTGTTTGCCTTCGCGCTGATGCTGCCGCCCACTCTCGGGTTCGGCATGCTGTTTCCGCTCGCCAACCGCATTCATTTATCACTGTTCGGCACGGTCACAGGCACCTTGGGCAACAGCTATGCTTTCAACACCATGGGCGCGGTTCTGGGAACGGTTTTGACCCCTTTCGTGTTCATTCCCCTGTTCGGCATCCGATACTCATTGTTCCTTATTTTTGCCCTGCTCATCCTTTTGTCTGCGGTGGCGCTGGCGCTCCACAGGGGCGGACGCCCGGCACAATACGCCGTCGCGCTGTCCGTGTCCGTGCTCCTGGTTACCGGCGGTTACTCCTGGTCGCAACCGACCGTATCGACTGGGCGTTTGGGCGAACACAATCTGGCGCGGACGGAGATTAACGTTCCCAAGGATCAGATGCGTCTTCTGGATTACAAGGAAGGCGATTTCACCACACTCAGTGTCGTTGAGGATGTGAAGTCGGGCGCGCGCACGCTTTATGTGAACGGCTTCAGTACGGCAACGGTGTCCGAATCCATCGGCGGCAGCGCATATATGCAGGCGATGGGATTCGTGCCGATGGCGTTGCACCCTAATCCTAAACGCGCGCTGGTGGTTTGTTTCGGGACCGGCAACACGTTGGGCACAGTGTCTTTATTCCCCGGCGTGAAAGTCGATGGCGTCGAGATCGACCGCAACGTTCTGTCGTTCGCTAAATGGTTTTCCCGCTGGAACCACAACGTGCTGGAGAAACCAAATACCCGCATCATTGTGCAGGACGGACGCACTTTTACCCGTTGGACGGAATCTAAATACGACGTGATCACTCTGGAACCGATGTCGCCCGTTCAGGCGGGTGTGGTTAATCTGTATTCAAAAGAATTTTACGAGCAGGCGCTGGACCGGTTGAACCCGGATGGGCTCATGATGCAATGGCTCCCTCTGCATCTGGTCGGGCCGGAAGACGCGCAGGCGATCATCAAAACTTTTCAAGAAGTGTATCCTCATACATCGGTGTGGAACAGTTTTTTAACGCGCATCGTTCTGCTGGTGGGGTCCCGGCAACCCATTCGGTTGGACAAACACCGTTTTGATGACCTGATGCAAGTGCCCGCATTGAAAGAATCCGCCGCTCAAATGGGCGTCCGTTCCTTGATCGACCTGACGGATTTTTTCATCACCGATGGCGAGCGGCTGAAACCTTTGCTTGAAGGATCGCCTGTGATAACCGACAACCACCCTCTTCTGGAATTTTCTCCAGTCACTTTGCTTCCGCCGCTCAAGTGGGAGACCGATGAAAGTTTTCTCAACCTCCTGCGCTACCGGGCCGACCAACCCCCGCCTGTCACCGGCTTGTCCTCGATAGAGAAGGAGGCATTACAGAGAGATTTTGCAACCCGGACGGCGCAACGGTTCTCGGTGTTTTCCCGCCGCTACCACGGCCCCGGCGAAGAAGCGTTCGCCACGAGAAATTATCCGGCAGGCATGGAGGCCCTACGTATTTATCTGGATGGAAAAAAAGATGCGCCCATCAGTTTGAAAGACGCAACATGGAAGGATTAA
- a CDS encoding DivIVA domain-containing protein — MRLNHLDILEQCFREKFRGYNKQEVDTFLHLVADDFKEMSEEIKQLKNEIEKLKNHNPAGSEANSNPQITPEMLKEKAKQIIRVAREQAESHKKKAEQELNALKKDIHKLTQDKSSLIQNIKKSALDHLEQFKK; from the coding sequence ATGAGATTAAATCATCTCGACATCCTGGAACAATGTTTTCGCGAGAAATTCAGAGGCTACAACAAACAGGAGGTGGATACATTTTTACACCTTGTCGCGGATGACTTCAAGGAAATGTCCGAGGAAATCAAGCAGCTAAAAAATGAAATCGAAAAATTAAAAAATCACAATCCCGCCGGTTCTGAAGCCAATAGCAACCCGCAGATCACCCCGGAAATGTTAAAGGAAAAAGCCAAGCAGATTATTCGCGTGGCGCGGGAACAGGCAGAGAGTCATAAAAAAAAGGCGGAACAGGAACTGAACGCATTGAAAAAAGACATTCATAAACTCACGCAGGATAAATCCAGTCTGATCCAAAACATTAAAAAATCCGCCTTGGACCATCTCGAACAGTTTAAAAAATAA
- a CDS encoding DUF167 domain-containing protein, translating to MALKITRHNEGIQFSAAIQPRASKNEISGVMNGALKIRLTSPPVEGAANRTCIKFLAKSLGISPSRVDIVGGLTSKNKIIRIGGMNEAEFLKILLPNES from the coding sequence ATGGCTTTGAAAATTACCAGGCATAACGAGGGAATTCAATTTTCCGCCGCTATTCAGCCCAGAGCCTCCAAAAATGAAATATCCGGCGTGATGAATGGAGCCTTGAAAATCCGCCTGACCTCGCCGCCGGTGGAAGGTGCTGCCAACCGCACCTGCATCAAGTTCCTCGCTAAATCGTTGGGTATCAGCCCATCCCGCGTGGATATCGTCGGCGGGCTGACCAGCAAAAATAAAATCATCCGCATCGGGGGTATGAACGAAGCTGAGTTTTTGAAAATACTCCTCCCCAACGAATCCTAA
- a CDS encoding DUF3386 family protein: MATYTKEKDVETTQDDNADARAALKEVFGNTARWPAGFPGFTADVTVNINGKEEKGTVTAKNVKEIETTIQDEKAKGFLVENMTSIVSHRGPRTFEESDGKYQLSFGDEGTHPLGRIVSMGGDGMKSFYRIKDGRIQQINRTTPRMAFTINIEESVKNPDDKYLTHKYTVYYFNQEKGIKDVESYTDDYVRVGDADLPQYRRIINSESGAIEVNSMTLSNHKTL, encoded by the coding sequence ATGGCAACCTATACCAAAGAAAAAGATGTAGAAACAACTCAGGATGACAATGCCGATGCTCGCGCGGCGCTGAAGGAAGTTTTCGGAAACACCGCCCGCTGGCCGGCTGGGTTTCCCGGCTTCACGGCGGATGTCACGGTGAACATCAACGGCAAGGAAGAAAAAGGAACCGTCACCGCAAAAAATGTCAAGGAAATCGAAACCACGATTCAGGATGAAAAAGCCAAGGGGTTTCTTGTTGAAAACATGACCTCCATTGTCAGCCATCGCGGGCCCAGAACGTTTGAAGAGTCCGATGGTAAATACCAGTTGTCTTTTGGCGATGAGGGAACTCATCCCCTGGGCCGTATTGTCAGCATGGGCGGAGATGGAATGAAATCATTTTACCGTATTAAGGATGGGCGGATTCAGCAGATCAACCGCACCACGCCGCGCATGGCTTTTACCATCAATATAGAAGAAAGCGTGAAAAACCCGGATGATAAATATCTCACGCATAAATACACGGTGTATTATTTTAATCAAGAAAAAGGCATCAAGGATGTGGAAAGCTACACCGATGATTATGTCCGTGTGGGCGATGCCGACTTGCCTCAGTACCGCAGAATCATCAACAGCGAAAGCGGGGCCATCGAAGTCAACAGCATGACCTTGAGCAACCATAAAACGCTGTAG
- the asnS gene encoding asparagine--tRNA ligase, giving the protein MAKKMRDKVKDLLKSDEELENAIVKGWVRTRRDSKGGFSFIEINDGSCLSGIQVVADHNIEGFQEAAPNLHTGSCVAVQGKLVASPAKGQKWELHATEITVYGGADAEKYPLQKKQHSFEFLREIAHLRPRTNTFGAVMRVRNRLAYSIHKFFNDRGFVYLHTPIITTSDCEGAGEMFQVTTLDMDQPPRKDGKVDYNQDFFGKKTGLTVSGQLEGEIYAMALSDIYTFGPTFRAENSNTSRHLAEFWMVEPEMAFYDQDDNMDLAEEFITYLIKDVLENCQEDMEFFNQRIDKTILETLTNIVEHQFERIHYSEAIHLLEKCEKKFVYSVEWGCNLQSEHERYLSEKVFKKPVIIYNYPEAIKPFYMKLNEDRETVRAMDVLLPKLGEIIGGSQREDDLAVLEARMKEKELDPAEYWWYLDLRRYGSAPHSGFGLGFERLVQFVTGMENIRDVIPFPRTPKHAGF; this is encoded by the coding sequence ATGGCAAAAAAAATGCGCGACAAAGTAAAAGATCTTCTAAAGAGTGATGAGGAGCTGGAAAACGCCATCGTCAAGGGATGGGTGCGTACCCGGCGGGATTCCAAGGGAGGCTTTTCTTTTATCGAAATCAACGACGGCTCCTGCCTGTCCGGCATCCAGGTGGTGGCGGATCATAATATAGAGGGTTTTCAAGAAGCCGCGCCAAACTTGCACACCGGAAGCTGTGTCGCCGTTCAGGGCAAGCTGGTGGCATCCCCGGCGAAGGGGCAGAAGTGGGAATTGCACGCCACGGAGATCACAGTTTACGGAGGGGCGGATGCGGAAAAATATCCGTTACAGAAGAAACAACATTCCTTTGAGTTTTTGCGCGAGATCGCGCATTTGCGTCCGCGCACCAACACCTTTGGCGCGGTCATGCGTGTTCGCAACCGATTGGCCTATTCCATACACAAATTTTTCAACGACCGGGGCTTCGTATACCTGCACACCCCCATCATCACCACCAGCGATTGCGAAGGCGCGGGAGAAATGTTTCAGGTGACGACGCTGGATATGGATCAACCACCCCGGAAAGATGGGAAAGTCGATTACAATCAGGATTTTTTTGGTAAGAAGACGGGGCTCACCGTCAGCGGTCAACTGGAAGGTGAAATCTATGCGATGGCGCTCTCCGACATCTACACATTTGGCCCTACGTTCCGAGCGGAAAATTCCAACACCAGCCGCCATCTGGCGGAGTTCTGGATGGTCGAACCGGAAATGGCATTTTACGATCAGGATGACAATATGGACCTGGCGGAGGAGTTCATCACCTATTTAATAAAAGACGTGCTGGAAAACTGCCAGGAGGACATGGAGTTTTTCAACCAGCGCATCGACAAGACCATTCTCGAAACGTTAACCAATATTGTCGAGCACCAATTCGAACGCATCCATTACAGCGAGGCGATCCATTTGCTGGAAAAATGCGAGAAAAAATTCGTGTACTCCGTGGAATGGGGCTGCAACCTGCAATCCGAACACGAACGCTATCTGAGCGAAAAGGTCTTCAAAAAACCCGTCATCATTTACAACTATCCCGAAGCCATCAAACCGTTTTACATGAAACTGAACGAGGACAGAGAAACCGTTCGGGCGATGGATGTTCTATTGCCGAAGCTGGGTGAGATCATCGGCGGCAGTCAGCGCGAGGACGATCTCGCTGTACTGGAAGCCCGGATGAAGGAGAAAGAACTGGACCCCGCCGAGTACTGGTGGTACCTCGATCTCAGGCGTTACGGCTCTGCTCCGCATTCCGGCTTTGGGCTGGGCTTTGAGCGGCTGGTGCAGTTTGTGACCGGCATGGAAAACATTAGAGATGTGATCCCCTTCCCGCGCACGCCCAAGCATGCGGGGTTTTAA
- a CDS encoding YggT family protein, producing MYIIGNLLGATAKILDIALGIYMWIIIIRALLSWVNPDPNNPIVQFLYSITEPVMNKVRQLLPMSGIGIDFSPIIVILGIIFLQEFVVKSLGMFAIQLQ from the coding sequence ATGTATATTATAGGAAACCTTCTAGGGGCAACCGCCAAAATTTTAGACATCGCACTCGGTATTTATATGTGGATCATCATTATCCGGGCGTTGTTGTCCTGGGTCAATCCCGATCCGAATAATCCAATTGTACAGTTTCTTTACAGCATCACGGAACCGGTCATGAACAAGGTGCGGCAATTGTTGCCCATGTCTGGTATCGGCATCGACTTTTCTCCCATTATAGTGATTCTTGGCATCATTTTTCTCCAGGAATTCGTGGTCAAATCTTTGGGAATGTTTGCCATTCAATTGCAATGA
- the ruvB gene encoding Holliday junction branch migration DNA helicase RuvB translates to MNEDRVLDSSIEIEETQYDNKLRPSSFDDYVGQEKVKENLKIFISAARMRGDALDHALFYGPPGLGKTTIANIIAVEMGANLKSTSGPVIEKSGDLAALLTNLKEGDILFIDEIHRLSNVIEEVLYSAMEDFKLDIMIGQGPSARSIKLDLPPFTLVGATTRAGLLTSPLRDRFGVVHRLDYYTEQELEIIVTRSAAILDIPIQPDGAREIARRSRGTPRIANRLLRRVRDYAQVRADGVIVRDVAQKSLAMLEVDAKGLDKMDHKLLLTLIEKFNGGPVGIESLAASISEEKDTIEDVLEPYLMQSGFIHRTPRGRVATQMAYEHFGILPPQQGSQEKLF, encoded by the coding sequence ATGAACGAAGACCGCGTCCTCGATTCCAGCATCGAAATAGAAGAAACTCAATACGACAACAAACTGCGTCCGTCCAGTTTCGACGACTACGTCGGGCAGGAGAAGGTCAAGGAGAACCTGAAAATTTTCATCTCCGCCGCCCGCATGCGCGGCGATGCGCTCGACCACGCCCTGTTTTACGGGCCACCGGGGCTTGGCAAAACGACGATCGCCAACATCATCGCCGTCGAGATGGGGGCGAATCTAAAAAGCACGTCGGGTCCGGTGATCGAAAAATCCGGCGACCTCGCCGCTCTGCTCACCAACCTCAAGGAAGGTGACATTTTATTCATCGACGAAATTCATCGCCTGTCCAACGTCATCGAAGAGGTGTTGTACTCGGCGATGGAAGATTTCAAGCTGGATATCATGATAGGGCAGGGGCCGAGTGCGCGGTCCATCAAGCTGGACTTGCCGCCATTCACCCTGGTTGGCGCCACCACACGGGCGGGCCTCTTGACATCCCCACTGCGCGACCGCTTTGGTGTCGTGCATCGGCTGGACTATTACACTGAGCAGGAGCTGGAAATCATCGTCACACGCTCTGCCGCCATCCTAGACATCCCCATTCAACCGGATGGAGCCAGGGAAATCGCCCGCCGGTCACGCGGCACACCGCGCATCGCCAACCGCCTGCTACGCCGGGTACGGGACTACGCTCAGGTCAGGGCCGATGGCGTGATCGTCCGCGACGTGGCGCAAAAATCACTGGCAATGCTGGAAGTTGATGCCAAGGGGTTAGACAAAATGGACCACAAACTGCTTCTCACCCTGATCGAGAAATTCAACGGCGGTCCCGTGGGCATCGAAAGCCTGGCGGCCTCCATCAGCGAAGAAAAAGACACCATAGAAGACGTGCTGGAACCCTATCTCATGCAATCCGGCTTCATCCACCGCACCCCAAGAGGACGCGTCGCCACCCAAATGGCCTACGAACATTTTGGCATCCTGCCACCGCAACAAGGCTCGCAAGAGAAGTTGTTTTAA
- the mtnA gene encoding S-methyl-5-thioribose-1-phosphate isomerase gives MIKTVELIDGAARMIDQTRLPTEKVFVDCRTIEEVGHAIKTMIIRGAPAIGVAAAMGVSLGADAIEAEDFDNFYSQLEAKCDVLAQSRPTAVNLAWGIERMKRVARDCKDQSLADVKKRLRAEAQTICDEDIAANQAMGDFGQTLIADGNNILTHCNAGALATAGFGTALGVIRAAVNAGKKINVLANETRPFLQGARLTVWELMEDNIPVKLITDSMAGYFMQQSQVDVVVVGADRIAANGDVANKIGTYMVANLAKNHNIPFYVAAPISTLDLSLATGEEIPIEQRSADEVTVINNKRMAPEGAVVAHPAFDVTPNHLVTAIITDKGIALPPFTESLKKLAGKD, from the coding sequence ATGATCAAAACAGTCGAACTCATCGATGGCGCCGCACGCATGATCGATCAAACCCGGTTGCCCACGGAAAAAGTTTTTGTCGATTGCAGAACGATTGAAGAAGTCGGCCATGCCATTAAAACCATGATCATAAGGGGTGCCCCCGCCATCGGCGTGGCCGCCGCAATGGGCGTGAGCCTGGGCGCGGATGCCATCGAAGCTGAGGATTTCGATAACTTCTATTCGCAACTGGAAGCTAAATGCGATGTGCTGGCTCAATCCCGCCCGACTGCCGTCAACCTGGCCTGGGGCATTGAACGGATGAAACGGGTAGCGCGGGATTGCAAAGACCAAAGTCTTGCCGATGTGAAAAAACGTTTACGGGCCGAAGCGCAGACAATCTGCGATGAAGATATCGCCGCCAATCAGGCGATGGGCGATTTCGGCCAAACACTGATTGCCGATGGCAACAATATTCTAACTCATTGCAACGCAGGGGCCCTGGCGACTGCGGGGTTCGGGACGGCTCTCGGGGTCATCCGCGCCGCTGTGAACGCAGGCAAGAAAATAAACGTCCTGGCCAATGAAACCCGCCCCTTCCTGCAAGGTGCCCGGCTCACGGTCTGGGAATTGATGGAAGATAATATCCCTGTCAAATTGATCACCGACAGCATGGCGGGATATTTCATGCAGCAAAGCCAAGTGGACGTGGTCGTGGTGGGAGCCGACCGCATTGCGGCCAATGGAGATGTGGCCAATAAAATCGGCACGTATATGGTGGCCAATCTGGCGAAAAATCATAATATACCTTTTTACGTGGCGGCGCCGATATCCACGCTCGATCTGTCTCTGGCCACAGGCGAGGAAATTCCCATCGAACAGCGCTCCGCCGATGAAGTGACCGTCATCAACAACAAACGCATGGCTCCTGAAGGCGCTGTGGTGGCTCATCCGGCTTTCGACGTGACCCCAAACCATCTGGTCACGGCCATCATCACCGATAAAGGCATCGCCCTGCCGCCCTTCACTGAATCGTTGAAAAAACTGGCGGGCAAAGATTAG
- a CDS encoding peptidylprolyl isomerase, whose amino-acid sequence MPVTMQRGLVVALTLFVLGLTPVIVFAEADSKKADGEVSLPKVVATVNGVEIESKIIAFQLNRAMRENQKNFSPDEQRTIIMAIIDKEIVRELVNQEGKSQQVKVDPELVDKELMGIREPYKDKEEFDKALKARGLTEDELKESIKVDLTAKKLIDDQVRGKVKITDEDVKKYYEGNKEKFFRPDAFRASHIFIAVYPPELVKKSTEKELHARQEELDKVAEKKINDILKELKAGGDFSELAKKYSHDAGSAPNGGDLDFIYKGVFDPEFDAAISKMKAGDTSDVVKTSYGYHLIKLVEIKPAEQAPYAEMEVAIQKHLFMEKAQEKVGRYLQGLRKKAKIEILL is encoded by the coding sequence ATGCCCGTAACAATGCAAAGAGGGCTGGTAGTGGCTCTTACCCTGTTCGTTCTTGGTTTGACGCCGGTGATTGTTTTCGCAGAAGCGGATTCTAAAAAAGCAGATGGCGAAGTTTCTCTTCCAAAGGTAGTCGCAACTGTCAATGGAGTGGAAATCGAATCTAAAATCATTGCTTTTCAATTGAATCGCGCCATGCGGGAAAACCAGAAAAATTTCTCCCCGGACGAACAACGTACGATCATCATGGCCATCATCGACAAGGAAATCGTCCGCGAGCTGGTTAACCAGGAAGGAAAATCCCAACAGGTAAAAGTGGACCCGGAATTGGTGGATAAAGAATTAATGGGCATTAGGGAACCTTATAAGGATAAAGAAGAGTTCGATAAGGCTCTCAAGGCCAGGGGATTGACCGAGGACGAATTGAAGGAATCCATTAAAGTGGACCTCACGGCGAAAAAATTGATCGACGATCAGGTCCGTGGGAAAGTTAAAATTACGGACGAGGACGTTAAAAAATATTATGAGGGTAATAAGGAAAAGTTTTTCCGGCCCGACGCCTTTCGCGCCAGTCATATTTTCATTGCTGTTTATCCGCCGGAACTGGTTAAGAAATCCACCGAAAAAGAATTGCATGCACGCCAGGAAGAATTGGATAAGGTAGCGGAAAAGAAGATCAATGACATCCTTAAGGAATTGAAAGCGGGCGGCGATTTTTCGGAGCTGGCGAAAAAATACTCGCACGATGCCGGTAGCGCCCCAAATGGCGGCGACCTCGATTTTATCTATAAGGGAGTGTTCGACCCGGAATTTGATGCCGCCATTTCAAAGATGAAGGCAGGGGATACCAGCGATGTTGTGAAAACGTCTTATGGTTATCACTTGATCAAACTCGTCGAAATCAAACCTGCGGAACAGGCGCCTTATGCTGAAATGGAAGTGGCCATTCAGAAACATTTGTTCATGGAAAAAGCACAGGAAAAGGTAGGGCGCTATTTACAGGGGTTGAGGAAAAAAGCTAAAATTGAAATCCTCTTATGA
- a CDS encoding NDP-sugar synthase, whose protein sequence is MNILNSQKPLKAMILAAGFGTRLLPLTKTVPKPMVPVLNRPLLEHTIELLRSFNITDIAVNVHHLPDQVIEPFGDGSQLGVNLHFFREEKILGTAGGIKAAQGFLESGPFLVINSDIIVNIDLNRVFEFHRRQQSCLTLVVREDASPEKYDPIEIQDDGRIVHFVGASSMELPDNTRRVMFTGIQIMEPEIFPRIPTGQFCGTTEHIFPEMIQEGLPVFGYLHDDYWIDMGNREQYLKVHKDALDGKILFKNEHLKTPEGSSIIPPVIIGDDCLIEPDARIGPYAVLGNGCRVKANAVIENSVLWDGVTVGSGCVVKQSILGKGVTVSDKAEIINQSLNA, encoded by the coding sequence ATGAATATTTTAAACTCCCAAAAACCTCTCAAGGCCATGATACTGGCCGCAGGGTTTGGTACCCGGCTATTGCCCTTGACGAAAACCGTTCCCAAGCCCATGGTTCCCGTATTGAACCGGCCCCTGCTTGAACACACCATCGAGTTGTTGCGTTCCTTTAACATTACAGACATCGCGGTCAACGTGCATCACCTGCCGGACCAAGTGATAGAACCCTTTGGGGACGGGTCACAACTGGGCGTCAACCTGCATTTTTTTAGGGAAGAAAAAATCCTGGGAACGGCAGGAGGGATTAAAGCGGCTCAGGGATTTCTTGAAAGTGGGCCTTTTTTGGTCATCAACAGCGATATCATCGTCAATATCGATCTGAACCGGGTCTTCGAATTTCATCGTAGACAGCAGTCCTGCTTGACACTGGTGGTGCGGGAGGACGCTTCCCCTGAAAAATATGACCCTATCGAGATTCAGGATGACGGGCGCATCGTCCATTTTGTCGGAGCGTCTTCGATGGAGCTTCCTGATAATACCCGGCGGGTCATGTTCACCGGCATCCAGATCATGGAACCGGAAATTTTTCCCCGCATACCAACCGGGCAATTCTGCGGAACCACCGAACACATCTTTCCTGAAATGATCCAGGAAGGACTTCCCGTCTTTGGCTATCTGCATGACGATTACTGGATCGACATGGGAAACCGCGAGCAATATCTTAAAGTCCACAAAGACGCGCTGGATGGAAAAATCCTTTTTAAAAATGAGCACCTAAAAACACCCGAAGGATCATCCATTATCCCCCCGGTAATTATTGGGGATGATTGTCTCATCGAGCCGGATGCCAGAATCGGGCCTTACGCAGTTCTTGGAAATGGATGCAGGGTGAAAGCCAATGCTGTGATTGAAAATTCTGTTTTATGGGATGGGGTAACGGTGGGCTCAGGCTGCGTGGTGAAACAATCGATCCTTGGCAAGGGAGTGACCGTTTCCGACAAGGCAGAAATCATTAATCAGTCCTTAAACGCCTGA
- a CDS encoding peptidylprolyl isomerase, whose translation MASASARHILVKSEDECNKLKQEIEGGLDFADAAKQHSKCPSGNDGGGLGEFRPGQMVPEFDAVVFKDEVGKVHGPVKTQFGYHLIEITERND comes from the coding sequence ATGGCTTCCGCCAGTGCCCGTCACATCCTTGTTAAATCCGAAGATGAATGCAATAAATTGAAACAGGAAATTGAAGGCGGTTTGGATTTCGCCGATGCCGCCAAGCAGCATTCTAAATGTCCGTCCGGTAATGACGGCGGCGGGTTGGGCGAGTTCCGCCCCGGTCAGATGGTTCCTGAATTTGACGCAGTGGTTTTCAAAGACGAAGTGGGCAAAGTGCATGGTCCGGTGAAAACCCAGTTCGGCTACCACCTGATTGAAATCACAGAGCGCAACGACTGA